In Desulfomonile tiedjei, the DNA window ACGAGGTTTACCGTGTCCTGAACCCTTTTGATACGTTCAGGATAATGGGTAACTTTCAAGCCGCTTTCATAGCCCGGATGCGAGGCTTTCAGCATAGTGCGAATCGTCTCACTGACGGTCGCCACTTCCTTCCAATGATCGGTTCGGATTCGCAAATGCCTGATGGGATACATGTCGCGAAAGCGTCTCCTAGCTGCGGTCAGGGGGACAAAAATGGTACGGAGGGTGTCCGGACCTTGGATGCCTCCCAGAACTCCGATCACCGTGACGCTCATATTGTCAATCTGGATGGCTTTTCCCAAAGGATCGGTTCCCCCGAAGAGATCCACGGCCACGTGCTCTCCCAAAACCCCGTACATGGTGCCGGTAGCCACATCCTCATTTTCAATCAGTCGTCCTTCGCGGCAGTGAGCCATAATCGTCCTCCAGAACGAGGCCTCAACCCCTGCCAGTCGGACCATAATTCTCGTTGGGCCTACAGCGGCCTCGATGTTGCCCATTGACACAACTGGGGCAACTTCGACCACATGAGGGATTTTTTTCATGCGCTCTACGTCGCTTGCGAAGAATTCCCCCTGGTGAGGGCTGTCAAAATCGGAACGCTCAACATCAATGATCGTTGCGCCCCCCAAAATGACGAGGTGCTCGCCTATCCTGTGATCAACCGAATCGCTTACATTGATAAGAATAATAACACCCGATACGCCCACTCCTATTGCCACCAACACAAATTTGTACCGTCTACGGTTTCGAAAAACCATTCTCCAAGATAGTTTTAGCACATCGTGAAAGCTCGATTTTGTCATACCGCTTCGCTTCAAAACTGCAAATATTTGCTCCGCTTGATGAGGCTGATCCGACGGGTTCCCCTGCCACGAAAGGCCCAACTCCCGACCTTGCAACGGAGACTCGTGGGAACCACCAATAAGCCTCGTTACTGGCTCAAAGGCGAATGGACGTTATGGTCCGCCAACGGCTTGAGATGCGGTTACCGCATCCCTTTTTAGGAAGCGCTCCAAAAAATCTACAAGGACTTGCAAGCTGGAGGTTAGGACAGGTTTGTCATCGTCTCCCGGCTGGTCAAGTTGGTAATACACATTGAACATGTGTCGCTCCCCAGGATAGATGCAACATTCGAAGTTCCTCTTGGCTGCTTCGAGCTGCGCGGCCAGCTCGCGTGCATACCGCACATCGTATACCCCATCGGCTTCTCCATGGAATATCAATACCGGAGGCAACTCCGCCGGCTCATAAGGGAGAATCCAGGGCCATCCACCGTTGTTCCAAACGACACACCTTATTCTTGAGTTTTTGTTGGCATAAGCCAGCGCAGCGTTTGCCGACTGGGAAAATCCCGAAACCGCTATTTTTGCCGAGTTCACTCTGGGCTGACTGGCCAGGTAACTCACCGCGCTATCGATGTTCCGAATATACCATTGATGGCCCATCGCGAGCCGGGCAACCACAGACAAATGGTTTATCCATGCCCAAATATGATGTGGCATCTTCCTCCAACTATCCGGTCCTGGTGTCAGGCATGGCGGATAACCCGAAGCGTCCAACAGGAGCACTGCATAACCGTTCTTCGCCAGCTTCCTACAATACGCGTGGAATTGGATTAATTTCGCTCCCCCGGCGTTCGCGGCCACCACCACTCCTGGCCACGGGTTGTCAACCGATGTGTCCGGCAAAAAGTAATAACCTGGAAGCGTCTCCCGCCCCGTCAGAGGGATTTCAACATCTGTTCTCTCCGCGTGGGAAACAAAGCAGAGGGCGAATACAAGGAAAATAGTCAAAATCGTGGGCGATGCCTTTTCCAATGGACGGCGGTTCATTGTGGAACCTCGAAGGGCAAGAGGATCTTAGTATGACAGTTTGCTCCGGCTCTCCTCCCCAGCTGTTGTGTCCTCTTCAGCCAAAGGTTTCGGCGCAAACTACCTGCGGGAAAAACTCTCGCGGAAGAAACCATGTGGGGCCTCAACCGGAATCATGCCGCGGGCCTTCGGTTTGCTCGGTTCATAGATCGGATGGCCGGCATTTCTTGCGCTGTCCGGCCTATTACTGTGCGCCAGGAGTTTTCTAAGGAACGCGCCAAACTCCTCCCACTACTAACGACCCCATCCGGCCTCGCTGCACAGGTGTGCACTCTTTCGGGCCAAAGTCCGTTCTTTTGTCGCGAACGAGTATGAAAAGCCCATTTCCCATGGGTTTCTAGACATACTGTTCATCAAGGCCAAGTGTCAAGATTAACCTTGACGGCTACCCCGAGGAATGGGCCGGCGCGGAGGCTCGCTTCGATTCTCAGCCGAACGGTTTTCCTTTTTCCGGAACTGTGAGCCGCTGGTGGGTCGGTATATCGGAGGTCAAAGTATCGCGGTGCCAAGGCCGTTGTTGTGCGCTGCCTTTCCGGCGGGTTTCACACGGATCGAACCAGCAGACCGGGCATTCCGGATCGGTGCACGGGTCCAAATGTATCAGAATGTCAGCCAGACCCCGAAAATGCCGATTGAAAATATCCTCAAGCTCTTTGACCTCGCGATGACCTTCTTCAAGCGCCAGTTCTCTGGGCAGAATCAGATGGAAATCCACATGCACATGCCTTCCGGAACGCCAGGCTCGGAGTTTGTGCACATCTATCCAAATGTCTTTCCTGTTGCGGGCCAGTAAGGAGCTGATTTCGTCCAGCAGGTCGGGGTCGGAGGTGTCCATGAGACCTCCAAAGGCCTGACGAACCAGCTGTACGCCGGCAATGACTATGTTGATGCCGACCGCGCAGGCCACCACCCCGTCAAGGCTGTACCGGCCCGTGAAATAGACCAGAATGAGCCCGGCAAAAACGCCTCCCGACGTGTACACGTCCGTCAGAACATGTTTCCCGTCCGCAACCAGGGCAAGTGATCTCGTCCGTTTGCCGACTCGAACCAGAAACAATCCCAGTGCAAGATTAACCAAACTCACGCCGACGAGAATGATCAGTCCTTCTTGAAGTTGAGGAAGCTCTTGCGGATGCAAGATTTGACGCAAGCCTTGCTGGAAAATCCCCACTGCGGCCAGGATGATCAGCGCGCCCTCGAATCCCGCTGAAAAGAACTCTATCTTACCGTGCCCGTAAGGATGGGTCTCGTCAGGAGGCTTGTGCGCGAGTAAGACGCTCCAAAGCGCAAAAGCACTGGCCACCACATTGATTATGGACTCCAGAGCATCCGATAAGATCGCTGAGGAGCCGGTTATCCAGTAGGCGTAGAACTTCAAAGCCATCAGCACCGTGCCCACAACAAGCGCTGTGGCCATGGTGCTCCGGTTGAGCTTGAAACCCTCCGCGTCGCCTAAATTAGACATCTCTGAAGCATCCCCGCCGCCTTGGCGTGCGTTCGCGCACAAATCCCCGTCTCCCTTTCACCTTGTTGAGCCTTTTCTCAACGGCAATTAGGACCTATACAGATAAGTCACCCGGAGCAGTCGGAGGGATTCGCACCGGCTCGTAATTAATTCTCTTAAACAGGAGAGATGACGCCTGTCCGCCCGAAATCTTATCGTATTGGTTCACCGGGCTTCCACGCCGTGGCGTGGTACGCCCGGTGAGGATGGAGGGGGAGACCATCTCCCCCTCCAAGCCTCCCCCATCGTGATTCCGACCGGCTTAGCTTGTCCCGGTGAACTGTCACATCTTATCTTTCATCTCGAACCGGCACCATGAGTGCGCATCAGCCGGCAGTGGACCTGACAGTGAGGACTGGACAATTGGCCGTCCTAACCACATTTTCCGCGACACTCCCCACTATGAGATGCCGCACCCCGGTCCATCCGTGAGTCCCCATAATGATGAGATCCGCCGATTGTTCTTCGGCAAAACGCACTATTTCCTCGGCCGGGGCTCCTGTTCGGTAATGAGTGCTAACTTTTTCCACTTCGCGTCTGCAATCATTGGCGAGCAATTCCAGTTCTTCTTCAACACCTTCGCGAATGTTTTCCTGAATCAGCGCGGTTTCGGTGGGAACTCTGTTAGCCAGGGTGGGGTAGCCCAAGAGACGCGAGTTTACCACGTGCAAAATCAGAAGCTCAGCACGAAAAGCCTTTGCGTACTCTATGGCGGAAATTCGGGCGGGCACCGAATTCTCCGAGAAATCTGTGCAGGCCAGGACCTTCTTGGGGATCATGGTCGGATCTCCTTCATCGGCGCCTGGAGTGGGCCTGAAAGGAATCGCGTCGTCTCTTGGAGAGCGCCCTCAAAAAAAGAATTCGACGCCGGTTGTCGAAAACCGACATTGCCAAGATCATAGCCTAGAAACAACGCGACTCCCCGAGTGGCACTAGGAATCGCAGCGCCGGGTTCTTTGCCTTCTTTGACTAAGCGGCTTCCAGCCCTGAAATCAAATCCAGAAGCTTTTGCGCCATGTCTTTAAGATGCCTGCTAACCGACTGAGTAGATTCCAGCATGTCAAGGTAAAGCGAGGAGGACTTGGGCGCTGTAGCTCCGGCCAACAGCCGCTCTACGTGCGCCAATTCCCATTCCTGGCACTTCTCGTCAATGGCGGTGGCAGACTTGATCACATGCTCAAGCAAATTCTTATTGGGCGTTACAATGCAGTCCCGAAAGTCACCCAGAAGGCCTCGGGTGATCTTGAACATTTGCTGCACTTCATCATTGGCTCGGTCGTCAAACGTAATGTCTTCGTTGCACTTTATGCGACAACAAGTCAGAATGCTTTCCATAAAATCGCCGATTCGTTCCACATAACCCGGAAAAAGAATGAAGGTGCGACAAACCTCTTTGGGCACGTTGATGGAGCATGCAATGATGTTCGTCAGCATTTTTTCCTGCTGATGAACTTCTGACGCCAGTTTATCGCAGGCGTTGATCTCTTCCGGGCAATTCCTGATGAAGCCTTCGTTAACAAGGCGGGCCATTTCAATCAGCTTGCTTAACATGACCAATAGGCCCTCATCCAGGCCAAAAGACTCGGAAACCGGCCTCTTGTGCAGCTCTTCGATCTTCAAGGCCTCGGAGTCGAGCTTGGGGCTCATCATACGAAATGGGTTGACCACAATGCGCTTGTCTTTCATAGGTGGTAGCTTCCTCCCTCCTCAGTGGTGCCGTGGCAATGTATTTAACCCATCTTAATCCGGATGGATTTCTTTGCTGGTTATGGCCGGGGCAACTGCAAGGTCATATTAGACACTTTACCGTGCCCTCCTGAGCTATCTGAATAAAGTCGAAACAGTCCCTGGATTGCAGGGTTCCCAGGGCGTGCATTCATTTCTTGCTGACCGGAAAGAATTGAAAGCATTTGATACCACAATTTATCTCTTAACACAACTGCCCACATCGTAGTTTCGTCAACGGGGGAAAGCAAAGTAGGGGCACCCTATGGTGCCCCTACAACGGACGATGCGCTTGGCTTGGAAAACGCATCGAGGCGGAAAATAAAACGAGTGGGATCAACCGTACCTGCGCCTAATTCTAAGGGAGGCTGCACCATGAAAGAGCAACTTGTATGCCAATGGATGATGGCCAAATGAGTACTGATAAGATTGCGAAATCCGGAAGGTTGGCCGATGCGAATGTGGAGCACAATCCCCTTTGACCCGCGCGGTTCTGTCAGTTTCTTTTACGTCGTGTAAAAATGGCTGACAGGTTAACGTGGACTGATTGCCAAGGGTCTTGTCCACACCTCTTCCGAATTTTATAGTGATTCTCAAAAGTTTTCGCGGAATGAAGCCACAGTGGCGCCTGGGCGAACGGCGGCCAATAGGCCGCCCTACGGGAGATGACACCAAGCCTGGGACTACAAACGTAGGGCGGCCTATTGGCCGCCGCAAATTACGGGGCGAGTCAAGATGAAGCCGGCACAGGAATCCGCTAGCCAATCCGTGATTACTTTCGGGAGCCGCTATTACACCCTTTCGAAGTTGAAAATATTGGGTGCCACTGACCTGGGAACCAGGTCAGTGCCGGACACGATGCACATCCGAGTCACTTTTTCAGAGGCGAATCGGTATCACACCAGGGGAGATCTTACCAACAGAGACAAGGCCTCGCGCGAGGTGGCCGCTAGTTGCGGCTCTTCATCCTGAAGGGAAAGAAGTTGGCGGAGGTGATCCGCGGTCCGCAAGATCATCATGGACAGGTCGCCTTCATCCGCAGTCAAGTGGCGGCTCAATTCATCCCATTCGACGTCTTGAGCCCAAAGGTATACTGCGGCCGAGGGCCAGAACAAAATCGGCGGGACCTCAAAGCCTCGCATGACCATGAACTGGGCAACGGGCTTGAGTTTTTTCACCATGCTGCGGAACCTTTTCCACAGCGGCCTCGTGTTTTGCCACAATTCGCGGCTGAGCAGGACTTCCTTATCTTTGTCCACCACAAACGGCGCGATGAGCGCGGCAAGTTCCTCGGGAGTAAGTTTATTGAACTCGCCCTCCCGGATAAGTTCGGCTATGAGCAGCGGGTGGTCCAGTCGAAGGCGCGCGGCCCATCGCCCGTCATAAGTGGGCACACCCTTTTCATCAACATAGTCCAGTTCGCGGAGCAAGCTCAGGTGCTTCCTAAAGCCTTTTATCAGTCGCTTGTGAACCCTGTCCGCCTCTCGACGACTCTCGTGGAATCCGGCGAAAGAGAAACCCAGGAGCCTCTCCACACCCTGCGGATCATGCGAAAGCAGCAGATTGAGGGTCATGGAAAAGTTGACGGCTATCCTGGACTGTAACGGTTCAGGTTCCGACAGAAGCAGCTCCTGCACCAGAGGAATGTTCAGAAATTTTCCGGGGACCACCAAAATGAATCCGGCTTTGTCCATCCCGCGTCGGCCGGCGCGACCGGTCATTTGGTGTATGTCGGTGGCTGACATGTCCACAAAAGAGCGTCCGTTGAACCGATCGCTTTGCAACAAGACCACCGTTCGCGCCGGGAAATTGACGCCCGCTGCGACCGTCGAGGTGGAAAAGATTACCTCGAGGTGTCCCTGGACCATCATCTTCTCGACCAGCAATCGCCACGTAGGAAGCTGGCCCGCGTGGTGAGACCCTGCGCGGGATTCCAGCAGCCGATCGAGCTGGCGGTGGGTTTTCAACTCGGGGTAAGTCTCGACGAGGGCCTTCAGTTCTTTGGAAAAACCCCCGTGGCTGGGCCGTTGAGGAGAGGGCAAGAGCCTGTCCATGGCCTTGTCGCACTCAGATCGGGATTTCAGGAAAACTATCGCGGGCAGCAGATCGAACTCACGAAGGGTCTCCACTATTCCATTTACGTCCGGAAAGCCGGAATCACGGCCTCTTTTACGGCCCTTGTCAGCCTTGGCTTGGGCCGCCGCCGCAGGAAAGAGCCGCTGGCCGCGGAAGAACGGTGTCAGGTCTCCCTCCGGGGTCCTGAAAAGCACGTGCAGAGGCACGGGGCGCTCATCAGAAAAAACCACCGAACAATGAGAGCCTCGGATATGAGACAGCCAGCCCGCCAAAGTCTCCGCGTTGGAAATGGTCGCGGAAAGCAGCAGAATCCTGACGCGGGGAGGGAGATAGATAAGGACCTCTTCCCACACGACTCCTCTGTCGAGATCTCCCAAATAATGGGCCTCGTCGAGAATCACGAGACTTATGTCAAGATCCACCCCCGCCTGCATGGCGTCGTAGAGTTGATTGCGAAGGATCTCCGTTGTGCCGACAATCACCGCCGCGTCGGAATTCTCTTTGCGATCTCCCGTCAGAATCCCGACCCTGTCCCGGCCGAACAACTCCCCGAACTCTCCATATTTTGCGTTGGAAAGCGCCTTTAAAGGTGTGGCATACCAAATCCCCCCCGAGCCGCGGCTAAGGTACTTCTTGGTAGCCTCCAAGGCTATCCAGGTCTTTCCCGAACCGGTTGGCGCGCTGACTACCACATCCTCCATCTGAATTCTTTCCAGAGCCTCAACCTGGAAAGGGTCCGGGATGAACGGAGTCGGTTCGGGCTTCCCAATATCAGCCAACAATTGGGCCGCCTCCCGGTGAAGGGTAGGGGGCCTTTTGTCCTGGACAGGGGCCGGCTTTTCCTTGCGGGCCCCTCGAAAGGAAGCTCGTTTTCTAGGGAATGATTTTTTATTCTTCGTTTTGAATGTCCGTTTTACCTTTCAATAGAATTGACCGAGGATTCGGCCTTCACACCCCTGTGCGTTCCATCAAGTGAGACCCGAGGCATAACCCCTGGTCGAGGGCAGACTGGCTACTCCCAGTGGAGGAGGCGCGCCGTTGGGCACGGCAAAACTACACAGAATAGCAGTTGCCAAAATCCTGGACCTTATCCGATAGTCGTGCTGCAAAAAAATCGGTAGGGTCCAGCGTCCCTGTCACGCCAGGGGCGTGATTGATTTGCGTGGCTATAATCAGCCGGCACGGAGGCCGGCTGCTACCAACTGCCATTATTCGGCTCCGCAATCGAACATAAACTTTTGCAATTGCATTGTCTGCCCAATGCTGTCGGATCCTTCCGCCAAATCAAAAAACCGCAAAATCAATATGTAGCGAATGCTTATATCGATGATCGGTAGGCTTTCATTACGACGGGATTATTGCCAAACCACTCCACCATTTTTGAGAAACCTTGTTCAAATGAATACCGGGGCCTCCATTCTAACTTCTGTTTTATAAGTCCGCTATCGGACACCCATGTTCCGGTATCCCAGATTCGATTTGTCATGGAAGCCCATTTAGGCTCCGTTGTTATGTTGAGCTGTCTCCGCGCGATCGCGACGACCTCCCGGATGCTGGTCTGTACCCCTGTGCCGACGTTGTAAACTACGTCCCGGTCTTGATCCTGGACCATCGCTGCCAGGAGATAAGCCTGCACCACATCGTCCACGTAAACGAAATCGCGAGCGATGTCAGGATCTACAAGCGGCGGCAGTGCGTTTTGCAGACCCTTCAGGACAAGCGTGGGCATAAGGCGCGTGGGCTCTTCATACGGTCCGTAAACTGAATAAAGTCTCAGTGTGGGAATCCTTACTCCGCGGCTTCTCGCAATGTATCCGCAAAGCATGGTTGCAGAGGCCTTGCCCACCGCGTAATAGCTGTTAGGCTCCAGCATTTCGGTTTCCGTGGGAGCATGGTCCTTGAAGCCATATTCCGAGGATGACCCTGTGTTGACGAGAACCTCAAACTCGGTTTCCATACACGCATGAACGAGATTCACAGTCCCCATTAAATTGGTTTCCAGAATCTGCCTTGCATCGCTCTGAGACGAGTACGCGCCGTGTGCAGCCAGATGGAAAACCCATTCCGGCCGAATCCCCTTAATAACGCGGGTGAGCAGGTTCGAGTCCCGCAGGTCCGCCAAATGGACAATCACGTCGTTCAGGATGTCCCTGATTCGCCAATCCGCATGTCGCTCCCGGAGAATGAGATTGACTCTGTGGCCGAGCCCTAGAAGGTGGCGGGCAAGATTGGCCCCCACAAAGCCCGAGGCTCCTGTTATGACGACGTTGGCCATGGATAGAGGCTCCGACACTCGGTTAGAGAAAACTCCCGTAGTCAAAAGTCTCAATGTAGGGCTGAGCCCATGCTTTCACTGCTTCGATCTCTTCCTTGGACAACTCATGGGCCGTAGCCTTATTAGCCTCCGGCGAAGCTCTTCGGATAGTGCCCCAGGGATAGACCTCTTCCAAGGCTTCACCGTTCCATGTGGGCCGCTGCAAAGAGCTTTCAGCTCGAAGACCCAGCTTGGAACACACTTCTCCCAAGGCCCGCTGCGGATCGGCAACCACGTCCTCAAAGCGCACCAGGTGAACTCGGTCCGGGTTGAGCTTATGATTCATCAACGCGTGATACTGAGTGGTGACCCAGGCCGTCAAATATCGCTCCAAGGACATTGGGACGGGCCGTTTCTTGGTGTCGGCATAAGCTGACCACGGATTGCGGACTACGTGAAGTACATGTGCATGAGGCAAATCTTGCAGGATTTTGTCCGCGTCCACCGCGATAATAGGGCTGTACCCCACATAGAACTGTTCCTCGCCGGAACGTTTATAATCCTTCCACGCGTCGAAAGTAGCGCGGAAAAACGCGGCCACATTGCCGCCCCTGGACCGGCCGGTTTGATTCACGTATTTCACGAAGAGATCGCACCGTTCCTCGTCGCTCAAATCAAAGGGCATGTGCTGGAACTTGCTCACAAGCGGCGTGCGTGCGCGGACCTTGCACTCTTCGTCGATGATGGCTTTGTAGTCCTGAAAAGGCGTGGCAGCAAGATCAAAAACAGGCCAACGGTATTTCACAGGAAACATGGAAGTGAGATGGTCATGCACCAGATGGCTCCCCACCTGTGATTCAAAGGGATAAACGTACATCTGGGGATGGCCGTCCAAGAACCGGTGAACCGTGTTGCCACCGTTTTCGTACATAGCCGAAAGCATTAGAAACCGAAATTCCATCAATCCTCCTGTAAATCCTCGACCTGAAATGAATAGAAGAGCAATTTTTCTCTATGGTTCGCGGTATCGCTCCCTACACTAAATGGCAGGCCCTTGGCGAAACCCCGAGGCAGCCAGTCCACTGAAAAGATCTGGCTTCCAAAAGGCCAGAAGATGCTCCCCAACAGCCGTCCCGTGGCTGTATCAATCGCGTGAACGCCGCACCGGCTGGAATCCACATCCAGGCCCGGAGCGTACTGCCTGAAACGCGGCAGTACGCGGGACGTGCCGACGAACATCGTGTTTTTGCTGAAACAGAGTCCTCTCGTCCATCCGGGCAAGCCGGATACCGGGCGGAACTTTTCTCCCTCGATGAAACCGACCTCTCCGTAACCACTGTTGTCCACCCAGATCTCACCTTTGTAAAATCGCGCGGAGTGAGGTCGCGTAAGGTCGCGAGCTACGGGCTCCCTTGACTCTCCGGAGAAGATCACGCCTCTGCGGTCCACAGGGAAATCAGGATCTCCCGGCCGGAGGTCGGTGACCTCGTCTGTTGACGCGGAGAAGAACGAGGACTCCAAATTATCGCCCGCTGCAATGGAGTTCAGTTGGAGATGGTTTTGGCCAAACACCGGCCCGTCATCGGTTTCAATGCACCGGGGCCACCAAACCCGTTCGTGTCTGCCTGAGGCGTGCAGTCTGACTACAGCGTTCTGTCCGACCGAATTGGCATGGAGTTCCCCGCCCACCATGGCCAGATCGTGAATGTAAAGACACCCCGGCAGAATTCGTGTGCGGACAGGGACCAGCAGCTTGTCTTCCAATCGCGTTTCCGGCACGTCGAGACGAGACATCAATCCATTCAACGGCGCAAAGTCGAATATCTGATTCGGATTGCGCGTGCTCGCTACATGAACCACCCCATTTTCGCGATCAACCGCCAGTCCTGAAGGATGAGGTAGCCTCATTAGCGACGTGACCGGACCCGCGGATTCGTCCGTGCTCATGCCAAGCAGAAGATGTTCGTATTCCCGAGTTACAAGCAGGGTTATGTCAAGATCGTGTAGGGTTTCCCACCACTTCCCCTGTGTCTCGAATTCCAGAAGCCGCCGGTCGACACTCCGAGCCCCTTGCCAGTAAGCGACGATCTCCGCGGGATCACGAAATTCTTCGTTTTGGCGCTCCCACATGGCTTCCCGCTCGCCATCCCGGTCCGGCTTGCTCAATTTTCAGACCCTCGGTCAGGGTTCTGATCGCTCGCGGTCGAGCGCCACATTCGAAACGCCCCCCAATACATTCTAACGGCCGAGGCCCAGTTAGTGGTGGATTCTCCGCCGTGCCGCACGGTGGAGACTATGGGCACTTCGAGGATTTGAAGCCCGAGTTGCTTGCACCTGACAATGAATTCCAGGTCCACCAGATCGCCGTTTTCTTTCAGATCGAGACTATCCAATGTATCTCGGCTGAAAACCTTCGGGGTCCCGTTCACATCCCAAACAGGGAGATCGAATAGGTTTCTGCACTGAACATTGTAGAACACCGATCCCATTCTCCTCACGAACGGGTGGCGAAGCCTACGGTTAGCCTTGATCACCAGGCCCGGATTAGCCAATCCCAGCATGATGTGGAGAGCCAGGGCGTATGAACTGGTGCGCGCCGAGTTCGTGTAACACAGTATTTCTCCACTTGACGCGGCAAAGCCGGCCTTCAGCGCTCTCCCCCATCCGGGCAGATCGTTGTGTAGGACCTTTAGCAGCGGATACGAACCGGTTAGAGACTCGCAGCGTTCCAGAGAGCCGTCTCGGCTTGCATTGACCACAAGTATGATCTCGATCGACTGTTTCAAGTTGTCAAGAGCGGCCAAGTAGTTTTTGACAATGTGTTCGATGTGATCCGCCTGGTTATAGACCGGTAGGACAACTGAGACGTGCGGGGTTTCAATCATTCTCCAAACTCTTTGAGCGCATTTACCACGCTGTCTGATATACTCCGGGCCGAAAGACCGTTTACCTCCCGCAGGCAAGCCTCTCCGCCGCATGTTGCCGAGGGCGGCGTCCGGACACCGCATCTGAAGACCCGGCCGCAAGTTCCGTTTTCTGCCGCAATCTCAGCAACAAGGGAACCGAGACCTCCATCCACGTAGTGCTCCTCCACAGTCACCACCAGCGGAAAACGTTTCAGCATCCGGTGAATGTCCTCTACAGGCGCGGGCCTCAGAGAAGACACGACCGACACATTGGCCTGAATTCCTTTTCGGGAAAGAATGTCGGATGCTTTGATGGCTTCAGCGGCTATGCTGCCAAGCACAAGAATCAGAACATCGTCGCCGTCCCTGACCGTTTCGATTCTCCCCAGCCTGAATCGCCCGCCCAAGCCGGGAAGCACATAGTCGTCCCTCTTGCCAATACGGTAGTAAATAGGCCCCGGTAGATCGTACGTCGCTCGTATGGCAGCGGATGCCTGCTCGTGATCGGCAGGGGCTACCACGGTCAGGCCGGGCTGGACTCGGGCTATGGTCAGGTCCTCCAGAGCGTGATGCGTGATACCCGCGTGCCCATATTCAAAACCGCCTCCCACGCCGATAATGCGCACCGGAAGTTTGTGAAGTATCGGTCCGTTGCGTATCTGCTCGTAACCCCTCATGGAAGCGAAGGTAGCGATCGAATAGACGTAAGGAACGTAGCCCGACGCTGCAAGACCGGTCGCAAGGCCGATCATGTTCGCTTCGGCCACTCCAACATTGAAAAACCGGGTGGGATGCGCCTCTGAAAACTCCTCCAAAACCATGAAGCCCAGGTCTGCCGTCAAAAGCAAAATTCGTGGATCGGATCGGGCAATCTCGGTGAGCGCCCTCGTGCAGGCAAGTCTCATGACTCACTTGCCTCCAGTTCCTTTAGGGCCTGGGCATACAAATCATCGGAGAGCGGCAGGTAATGCCATTCCACTTTGCCCTCCATGAAGGAAACGCCTTTTCCGCTAATCGTATTGGCTATGAGGACATTTGGAGGCCCGTCCGCGGTTTCCAAACCTGCCAGTGTTTGCCTCAACTCAGCGGGGTTGTGCCCATCAATTTCATGGACCTTCCAGCCGAAAGCGCGCCATTTTTCGCCAAGGGGATGCAAGTCAATCACGTCTTTGGTTTTTCCCAGCGCCTGCTGCCCGTTGTTGTCCACGATGGCCACAAGATTGGCAAGCTTGTGGTGGGCTGCAAACATTACCGTTTCCCACAGGGAGCCCT includes these proteins:
- a CDS encoding sulfotransferase, whose amino-acid sequence is MEFRFLMLSAMYENGGNTVHRFLDGHPQMYVYPFESQVGSHLVHDHLTSMFPVKYRWPVFDLAATPFQDYKAIIDEECKVRARTPLVSKFQHMPFDLSDEERCDLFVKYVNQTGRSRGGNVAAFFRATFDAWKDYKRSGEEQFYVGYSPIIAVDADKILQDLPHAHVLHVVRNPWSAYADTKKRPVPMSLERYLTAWVTTQYHALMNHKLNPDRVHLVRFEDVVADPQRALGEVCSKLGLRAESSLQRPTWNGEALEEVYPWGTIRRASPEANKATAHELSKEEIEAVKAWAQPYIETFDYGSFL
- a CDS encoding glycosyltransferase; its protein translation is MIETPHVSVVLPVYNQADHIEHIVKNYLAALDNLKQSIEIILVVNASRDGSLERCESLTGSYPLLKVLHNDLPGWGRALKAGFAASSGEILCYTNSARTSSYALALHIMLGLANPGLVIKANRRLRHPFVRRMGSVFYNVQCRNLFDLPVWDVNGTPKVFSRDTLDSLDLKENGDLVDLEFIVRCKQLGLQILEVPIVSTVRHGGESTTNWASAVRMYWGAFRMWRSTASDQNPDRGSEN
- a CDS encoding DUF4915 domain-containing protein; translation: MSKPDRDGEREAMWERQNEEFRDPAEIVAYWQGARSVDRRLLEFETQGKWWETLHDLDITLLVTREYEHLLLGMSTDESAGPVTSLMRLPHPSGLAVDRENGVVHVASTRNPNQIFDFAPLNGLMSRLDVPETRLEDKLLVPVRTRILPGCLYIHDLAMVGGELHANSVGQNAVVRLHASGRHERVWWPRCIETDDGPVFGQNHLQLNSIAAGDNLESSFFSASTDEVTDLRPGDPDFPVDRRGVIFSGESREPVARDLTRPHSARFYKGEIWVDNSGYGEVGFIEGEKFRPVSGLPGWTRGLCFSKNTMFVGTSRVLPRFRQYAPGLDVDSSRCGVHAIDTATGRLLGSIFWPFGSQIFSVDWLPRGFAKGLPFSVGSDTANHREKLLFYSFQVEDLQED
- a CDS encoding 1-deoxy-D-xylulose-5-phosphate synthase yields the protein MRLACTRALTEIARSDPRILLLTADLGFMVLEEFSEAHPTRFFNVGVAEANMIGLATGLAASGYVPYVYSIATFASMRGYEQIRNGPILHKLPVRIIGVGGGFEYGHAGITHHALEDLTIARVQPGLTVVAPADHEQASAAIRATYDLPGPIYYRIGKRDDYVLPGLGGRFRLGRIETVRDGDDVLILVLGSIAAEAIKASDILSRKGIQANVSVVSSLRPAPVEDIHRMLKRFPLVVTVEEHYVDGGLGSLVAEIAAENGTCGRVFRCGVRTPPSATCGGEACLREVNGLSARSISDSVVNALKEFGE